From the genome of Verrucomicrobiales bacterium:
CGACGGCCTCGACCACCGGCGCTAACCACCGGGCCTCCAAGCCACGAAGGATTCCCACGATTGGCAGACTCTCGAACAGGGGTTTGGAAAACGCTGATTTCATGTCGAAGGAGGGAGGCTGTTCAGGCCGGATGGGCGGCGGAGGCGCGATCCAAGAGAAGGCGATGTCCCCGCACGGAAGCCATCGCCATGTCGTCCGGCTCGACCACGGTGGTTCGTGGCAGCAGGCCCAGACGTTCCAAAGCGGTTCGGTAGGCCACGCTCACTAACGCGGTGGCCGCGAGGAGAATCGGCCTGCTGGGGGGATCAGAACGCAACGTCTCCAGCTCGGATCCAATCAGCAACCCGCTGAGGAACCATCGATTCGACTTCGGGGGAACCCGATGCAGCACGGTACGGCACCGGGTCTGAAACAGGCTCGCCGCGAGACCGGCCGTGACCGAGGCATCAACTCCCTCCAAGAACGCCTGCCGACAAACCGGCTCTTCCAAGGAACCCGACACCTCCGCACCCGAGGACCTCGTAACCGAAGCGCGAAGCAGGCTGTGGGAGGACAGAACGTCAAAGAGCTCCCCCGTCATGAACGTGCGCAGGCCGGTGACGCGGGAGTCATCAACCTGCGCGTGCTTGGAATGCGTCCCCGGAAGCACCACGCGGGCCGCCGTCCGAAAAGAAGCATGGTGTCCCGCAGTAAAAAGCCCGAGTAACTCCGTCTCTTCGCCTCGCATCATCTCATCGGCGAACGCCACCCCTGACACCAGATGCACCTCCGCATGCCGCTTTCCCGAAAGCGGCAGCGCGAGCACTTCCTGACGCAGAGTGGATCCATCCAACGCCATGGGACCGGGAGCGTAGGGAACCTCCTTCCATCCCACCGAAGAGGAGGCCATCCCGGAAATCATCACACAGATGGGCTTACCCGGAATCGAGGCCGCGGGCGGGGGAAGGATGCGC
Proteins encoded in this window:
- a CDS encoding 2-dehydro-3-deoxygalactonokinase — translated: MPQRATFFSCDWGTTSFRLREVDRGSGQILQELREASGARSLLEQCREGDSVCREQVFAEFLQDRLQRILPPPAASIPGKPICVMISGMASSSVGWKEVPYAPGPMALDGSTLRQEVLALPLSGKRHAEVHLVSGVAFADEMMRGEETELLGLFTAGHHASFRTAARVVLPGTHSKHAQVDDSRVTGLRTFMTGELFDVLSSHSLLRASVTRSSGAEVSGSLEEPVCRQAFLEGVDASVTAGLAASLFQTRCRTVLHRVPPKSNRWFLSGLLIGSELETLRSDPPSRPILLAATALVSVAYRTALERLGLLPRTTVVEPDDMAMASVRGHRLLLDRASAAHPA